Proteins from a single region of Phycisphaeraceae bacterium D3-23:
- a CDS encoding co-chaperone GroES, whose protein sequence is MATKTKTKKTTKTKSKTTITPLDDRVLVLPDTAETKTASGLYLPEGAKEKPQTGKIVAVGPGKLTDTGERGALSVKKGDTVLFGKYGGSEIELDGVEHKIMRESELLGVIEK, encoded by the coding sequence ATGGCTACCAAGACCAAAACCAAGAAGACCACCAAGACCAAGTCCAAGACCACGATCACCCCGCTCGACGACCGCGTCCTCGTCCTGCCCGATACGGCCGAGACCAAGACCGCCAGCGGGCTCTACCTCCCCGAAGGCGCGAAGGAAAAGCCACAGACCGGCAAGATCGTCGCCGTCGGCCCGGGCAAGCTCACCGACACCGGCGAACGCGGCGCGCTCTCGGTCAAGAAGGGCGACACCGTCCTCTTCGGCAAGTACGGCGGCAGCGAGATCGAACTCGACGGCGTCGAGCACAAGATCATGCGCGAGTCCGAACTCCTCGGCGTCATCGAAAAGTAA
- the groL gene encoding chaperonin GroEL (60 kDa chaperone family; promotes refolding of misfolded polypeptides especially under stressful conditions; forms two stacked rings of heptamers to form a barrel-shaped 14mer; ends can be capped by GroES; misfolded proteins enter the barrel where they are refolded when GroES binds): MPVKDLAFESDARASLLAGVEKLANAVKSTLGPRGRNAVLDKSWGGPTVTKDGVSVAEEIELADKNENMGAQLVKEAASQTSDKAGDGTTTSTVLAEAIFKEGLRQIAAGHDANALVRGIKQAVEVAVAEIDKQAKKIDGKKDIQNVAAISANNDAAIGKIMADAMETVGKDGVITVEEGKSLETYVDVVEGMQFDRGYLSPNFITNPDEMSVELEKALVLVFEDKVGSIQKLIPLLEKVQETKRPLLIIAEDVEGEALATLVMNKLRGVLNICAVKAPGYGDRRKAMLQDIAVLTGGEAIMKDLGVELDAVELSQLGMAKKVTITADTTTIIEGAGETKDIKGRIEQIRREIDATTSDYDREKLQERLAKLAGGVAQINVGAASEAELKEKKARVEDALHATRAAVQEGIVPGGGVSFIRAATKVAKLKLEGDAQAGVDVVRKALHVPLQTIADNAGEHGSVVVAKVAAAKGSNGFDALKLEYADLIERGIITPAKVDRTALQNAASVATILLTCDCIITDVPEDEPAGGGHDHHDHGMGGMGGGMPGMGGMGGMGGMPGMM, translated from the coding sequence ATGCCAGTCAAAGACCTTGCTTTTGAATCGGACGCCCGCGCGAGCCTGCTCGCCGGCGTGGAAAAACTCGCCAACGCCGTGAAGAGCACGCTGGGCCCCCGCGGCCGCAACGCCGTGCTCGACAAGAGCTGGGGCGGCCCGACGGTCACCAAGGACGGCGTCTCCGTCGCCGAGGAGATCGAGCTGGCCGACAAGAACGAGAACATGGGCGCGCAGCTCGTGAAGGAGGCCGCGAGCCAGACGTCGGATAAGGCCGGCGACGGCACGACGACCTCGACCGTCCTGGCCGAGGCGATCTTCAAGGAAGGCCTGCGCCAGATCGCGGCCGGCCACGACGCCAACGCGCTGGTCCGCGGCATCAAGCAGGCCGTCGAAGTCGCCGTCGCCGAGATCGACAAGCAGGCCAAGAAGATCGACGGCAAGAAAGACATCCAGAACGTCGCCGCCATCTCCGCGAACAACGACGCCGCCATCGGCAAGATCATGGCCGACGCCATGGAGACCGTCGGCAAGGACGGCGTCATCACCGTCGAAGAGGGCAAGTCCCTCGAGACCTACGTCGACGTCGTCGAAGGCATGCAGTTTGACCGCGGCTACCTCTCGCCCAACTTCATCACCAACCCCGACGAGATGTCGGTCGAGCTGGAGAAGGCCCTCGTCCTTGTCTTCGAAGACAAGGTCGGCAGCATCCAGAAGCTGATCCCGCTGCTTGAAAAGGTGCAGGAGACCAAGCGGCCGCTGCTCATCATCGCCGAGGATGTCGAGGGCGAAGCGCTCGCGACGCTGGTGATGAACAAGCTGCGCGGTGTGCTGAACATCTGCGCCGTCAAGGCCCCGGGCTACGGCGACCGCCGCAAGGCCATGCTCCAGGATATCGCGGTCCTGACAGGCGGCGAGGCGATCATGAAGGACCTGGGCGTCGAGCTCGACGCGGTCGAGCTCTCGCAGCTGGGCATGGCGAAGAAGGTCACGATCACCGCCGACACGACGACGATCATCGAAGGCGCCGGCGAGACGAAGGACATCAAGGGCCGGATCGAGCAGATCCGCCGCGAGATCGACGCGACGACCAGCGACTACGACCGTGAGAAGCTGCAGGAGCGTTTGGCCAAGCTGGCCGGCGGCGTGGCGCAGATCAATGTCGGTGCGGCGTCCGAAGCCGAGCTGAAAGAAAAGAAGGCCCGTGTCGAAGACGCGCTGCACGCCACCCGCGCCGCGGTGCAGGAAGGCATCGTCCCCGGCGGCGGCGTCAGCTTCATCCGCGCCGCAACCAAAGTCGCCAAGCTCAAGCTCGAAGGCGACGCGCAGGCCGGCGTCGATGTGGTCCGCAAGGCCCTGCACGTCCCGCTGCAGACCATCGCCGACAACGCCGGCGAACACGGCAGCGTCGTCGTCGCCAAGGTCGCCGCGGCCAAGGGCAGCAACGGCTTTGACGCCCTCAAGCTCGAGTACGCCGACCTCATCGAACGCGGCATCATCACCCCCGCCAAGGTCGACCGCACCGCGTTGCAGAACGCCGCGTCGGTCGCGACCATCCTCCTGACCTGCGACTGCATCATCACCGATGTGCCCGAAGACGAGCCGGCCGGCGGCGGGCACGACCACCACGACCACGGGATGGGCGGCATGGGCGGCGGCATGCCGGGCATGGGTGGGATGGGCGGCATGGGCGGGATGCCCGGGATGATGTAA
- the dnaJ gene encoding molecular chaperone DnaJ, with protein sequence MATQRDYYEVLQVEKTASGDVIKRAYRKMAMRYHPDRNPDDAEAEVKFKECAEAYEVLSDDAKRRRYDQFGHAGMKGQAGHDFGSMNAQDIYSMFDDIFGGAFGGGGGRSRSRGRARGQRGYDLETVATVTLEEVLAGCEKEIAFTRQDTCDTCEGSGGKPGTEPQPCVTCGGAGQVQQQGFGGMFRMVTDCPACKGAGKSYREKCTGCAGSGRQPRKIELNVKVPAGISDGQAIRVTGEGEPGSTGAPRGDLHVVVRVEEHEVFSREDDHLVLRMPTSFAQAALGAEITVPTLDGEHELTLKPGTQHGDLIKLRGEGLPNLRSGRRGDLVVAVLIEVPKKLSDEQEDLLRAYAATEDHDVMPHSKGFWDKIKTYIG encoded by the coding sequence ATGGCCACCCAGCGCGACTACTACGAGGTTCTCCAGGTCGAGAAGACCGCCAGCGGCGACGTGATTAAACGCGCGTACCGCAAGATGGCGATGCGGTACCACCCGGACCGTAACCCCGACGACGCCGAGGCCGAGGTCAAGTTCAAGGAGTGTGCCGAGGCCTACGAGGTCTTGAGCGACGACGCCAAGCGCCGGCGCTACGACCAGTTCGGCCACGCCGGGATGAAGGGGCAGGCGGGCCACGACTTCGGTTCGATGAACGCCCAGGACATCTACTCGATGTTCGACGACATCTTCGGCGGCGCGTTCGGCGGCGGCGGGGGGCGCTCGCGCAGCAGAGGACGCGCACGCGGCCAGCGCGGCTACGACCTCGAGACCGTCGCGACCGTCACACTCGAAGAAGTCCTCGCGGGATGCGAGAAAGAGATCGCGTTCACCCGGCAAGACACCTGCGACACCTGCGAGGGCAGCGGCGGCAAGCCCGGCACCGAGCCCCAGCCGTGCGTCACCTGCGGCGGCGCGGGGCAGGTCCAGCAGCAGGGCTTCGGCGGCATGTTCCGCATGGTCACCGACTGCCCGGCCTGCAAAGGCGCGGGCAAGAGCTACCGCGAAAAATGCACCGGCTGCGCGGGCAGCGGGCGCCAGCCCCGCAAGATCGAACTCAACGTCAAAGTCCCGGCCGGCATCAGCGACGGCCAGGCCATCCGTGTCACCGGCGAGGGCGAGCCCGGCTCCACCGGCGCGCCGCGCGGCGACCTCCACGTCGTTGTCCGTGTCGAAGAGCACGAAGTCTTCAGCCGGGAAGACGACCACCTCGTCCTCCGCATGCCTACGAGCTTCGCGCAGGCCGCGCTGGGCGCCGAGATCACCGTCCCCACGCTCGACGGCGAGCACGAACTCACCCTTAAGCCCGGCACACAGCACGGCGACCTCATCAAGCTCCGCGGTGAAGGGCTCCCCAACCTCCGCAGCGGGCGGCGCGGCGACCTCGTCGTGGCTGTGCTCATCGAGGTCCCCAAGAAGCTGTCCGATGAACAGGAAGACCTGCTCCGCGCCTACGCCGCGACCGAAGACCACGACGTGATGCCCCACAGCAAGGGCTTCTGGGACAAGATCAAAACCTACATCGGCTAA
- a CDS encoding nucleotide exchange factor GrpE, producing the protein MAENNPDHSADDGYYEIDPEGPDALDILKAAAADAAEAAEDAATTGSDAQAAADAGEDQLRAERDELQQQLLRVSADYQNFARRAQQNIASAAEQTQMDMARALVPVLDHFDRALESAAQQSGETDGGAGGDLLQGVTMVKQELLNTLGRFGIERLEVAVGDEFDPVRHEALMRQPSEDVASNHITMLMLPGYVLGEKVVRPAQVGVAE; encoded by the coding sequence ATGGCAGAAAACAACCCCGACCACTCGGCCGACGACGGCTACTACGAGATCGACCCCGAGGGCCCCGACGCGCTCGACATCCTCAAGGCCGCCGCGGCGGATGCCGCAGAAGCGGCTGAGGATGCCGCGACGACCGGCAGCGATGCACAAGCCGCCGCCGATGCGGGCGAAGATCAACTCCGTGCCGAGCGCGACGAGTTGCAGCAGCAGCTCCTGCGCGTCTCGGCCGACTACCAGAACTTCGCGCGCCGGGCGCAGCAGAACATCGCCTCCGCCGCCGAGCAGACGCAGATGGACATGGCCCGCGCGCTCGTGCCGGTGCTCGACCACTTCGACCGCGCGCTCGAATCGGCCGCACAGCAGTCCGGCGAAACCGACGGCGGTGCCGGCGGCGATCTGCTGCAGGGCGTCACGATGGTCAAGCAGGAACTGCTCAACACGCTGGGCCGGTTCGGCATCGAGCGGCTCGAGGTCGCCGTCGGCGACGAGTTCGACCCCGTGCGCCACGAGGCGTTGATGCGCCAGCCGTCCGAGGATGTCGCGTCCAACCATATCACCATGCTCATGCTGCCCGGCTACGTGCTGGGCGAGAAAGTCGTCCGCCCGGCCCAGGTCGGGGTGGCGGAGTAA
- a CDS encoding TlpA disulfide reductase family protein: MPQRHPITPPPACPLAIVLAAALLAPSAQAAPTDGDGLDVPDQVIQAHRDLSRVHIDVRYTLYAAFPEETEFVTTEYAVWFDRDAQLLRVERPGFTLVCDGWTVFLQSDAIPDKHLEAPLDDDLTYDALVALVPDVDEPVPPALTLLLADEPILWLSGGMAINADALKPRDDDPQARPRFRLASPLGEMTAWAAPDSMLLDDVVQIADRKELQGSGLDDARWHYHFDFTIHDEPFDEDLFKLDVADDSEAVETMAELLAPPSNPNTGGGGGPTLLGQSMPELALDPLGDGDPVDLDDLEGELVIVEFFATWTRPSLTDLGDLQAYRDWAEDEGLDVGVYTVAVLEKSKDVRDFFERLSQQTGIDYDLPVLMDVTGEAAIGLGLPALPRTVILHNGAIVDVLGGRKADFLQTLQDRTAEWMGEAEEENSDD, translated from the coding sequence ATGCCACAACGCCACCCGATTACCCCCCCGCCCGCATGCCCCTTGGCGATCGTGCTGGCCGCGGCGTTGCTTGCCCCGAGCGCCCAGGCCGCACCGACGGACGGCGACGGGCTCGATGTGCCCGACCAGGTCATTCAGGCCCACCGCGACCTTAGCCGCGTCCACATCGATGTCCGCTACACGCTGTACGCCGCGTTCCCCGAAGAGACCGAATTCGTCACGACCGAGTACGCCGTCTGGTTCGACCGTGATGCGCAGCTCTTGCGGGTCGAGCGGCCGGGCTTCACGCTGGTGTGTGACGGCTGGACGGTCTTCCTCCAGAGCGACGCGATCCCGGACAAGCATCTGGAGGCGCCGCTTGATGACGACCTGACGTACGACGCGCTGGTCGCGCTCGTGCCGGATGTGGATGAGCCCGTGCCGCCCGCGCTGACACTGCTGCTCGCAGACGAGCCGATCCTCTGGCTCAGTGGCGGGATGGCCATCAACGCCGATGCGCTCAAGCCCCGCGACGACGACCCGCAAGCCCGGCCGCGTTTCCGGCTGGCGTCGCCACTCGGCGAGATGACGGCCTGGGCCGCGCCCGACTCCATGCTGCTCGACGACGTCGTCCAGATCGCCGACCGCAAAGAGCTGCAAGGCAGCGGGCTCGACGACGCGCGCTGGCACTACCACTTCGACTTCACCATACACGACGAGCCCTTCGACGAAGACCTCTTCAAGCTCGATGTGGCGGACGATTCCGAAGCGGTCGAGACGATGGCCGAGCTGCTTGCGCCGCCGAGCAACCCGAACACCGGCGGCGGCGGCGGGCCGACGCTCTTGGGCCAATCGATGCCCGAGCTCGCGCTCGACCCGCTGGGCGACGGCGACCCGGTCGACCTCGACGACCTCGAAGGCGAGTTGGTGATCGTCGAGTTCTTCGCGACGTGGACCCGGCCGTCACTCACCGACCTGGGCGACCTGCAGGCCTACCGCGACTGGGCCGAGGACGAGGGACTCGATGTCGGGGTGTACACCGTGGCGGTGCTGGAGAAGTCCAAGGACGTGCGCGATTTTTTCGAGCGGCTCTCGCAGCAGACGGGGATCGACTACGACCTGCCGGTGCTGATGGACGTGACGGGCGAGGCCGCGATCGGGCTGGGCCTGCCCGCGCTGCCGCGGACGGTCATCCTGCACAACGGCGCAATCGTCGATGTGCTGGGTGGGCGCAAGGCGGACTTTTTGCAGACGCTGCAAGACCGGACGGCGGAGTGGATGGGTGAAGCGGAAGAGGAAAATAGCGATGACTAA
- the groL gene encoding chaperonin GroEL (60 kDa chaperone family; promotes refolding of misfolded polypeptides especially under stressful conditions; forms two stacked rings of heptamers to form a barrel-shaped 14mer; ends can be capped by GroES; misfolded proteins enter the barrel where they are refolded when GroES binds), translated as MAQKQLMFDAAARLEMKKGLDRLANAVRVTMGPTGRNVILDKSFGGPAVTKDGVSVAKEVEVAEPFENMGAKMVVEVAKKTNDKAGDGTTTATVLAQAIFDEGLRHLASGANPMSLQRGILAASEVAGQAIADSATKCKGVDDYRKVATVSANHDTEIGDIIAEAIDKVGAEGVVEVEEGKSSETTLDYVEGMAFDKGYLSPYFMTDPQTQECVLEDALVLLHEKKISNLPDLLPLLNKVAMAQKPLVIVAEDVESEALAALVVNRLRGVLRVVAVKAPGFGDRRKAMLGDIAALTGGTFISEDLGLSLEAVELDQLGTAKRFIIDKDSTTIIEGGGKKKDITGRCDQIRQQITATTSDYDREKLQERLAKLTGGVAIIRVGAHTETAMKERKDRVDDALHATKAAAAEGYVPGGGVSFIRAIAAVEAARAKAKGDDKIGYDIIAAAMEVPLRQIVQNGGEDGYIVVEEVKAKKGNHGYDASTSTYVDMVKQGIIDPALVSRTALQNAASVAGLMLTTNVLITELKDDTKPVEGAVS; from the coding sequence ATGGCACAGAAGCAACTGATGTTCGACGCCGCCGCGCGTCTTGAAATGAAAAAAGGCCTCGACCGCCTGGCCAACGCCGTGCGTGTCACGATGGGCCCGACCGGCCGCAACGTGATCCTCGACAAGTCGTTCGGCGGCCCGGCCGTCACCAAGGACGGCGTCAGCGTGGCCAAGGAAGTCGAAGTGGCCGAGCCCTTCGAGAACATGGGCGCGAAGATGGTCGTCGAGGTCGCCAAGAAGACCAACGACAAGGCCGGCGACGGCACGACCACCGCGACCGTCCTGGCCCAGGCGATCTTCGACGAGGGGCTCCGCCACCTCGCGTCGGGCGCGAACCCGATGTCGCTGCAGCGCGGCATCCTCGCCGCCTCCGAAGTCGCCGGCCAGGCCATCGCCGACTCCGCCACCAAGTGCAAGGGCGTCGACGACTACCGCAAGGTCGCGACCGTCTCCGCCAACCACGACACCGAGATCGGCGACATCATCGCCGAGGCCATCGACAAGGTCGGTGCCGAGGGCGTCGTCGAAGTCGAAGAGGGCAAGTCCTCCGAGACCACGCTCGACTACGTCGAAGGCATGGCCTTTGATAAGGGCTACCTCTCGCCCTACTTCATGACCGACCCGCAGACCCAGGAGTGCGTGCTCGAAGACGCGCTGGTGCTGCTGCACGAGAAGAAGATCAGCAACCTGCCCGACCTGCTGCCTCTGCTGAACAAGGTCGCGATGGCGCAGAAGCCGCTCGTGATCGTGGCCGAGGACGTCGAGTCCGAGGCGCTCGCGGCGCTGGTCGTGAACCGGCTGCGCGGCGTGCTGCGTGTGGTCGCGGTCAAGGCCCCGGGCTTTGGCGACCGCCGTAAGGCCATGCTCGGCGACATCGCCGCGCTCACCGGCGGCACGTTCATCAGCGAAGACCTCGGGCTCTCGCTCGAAGCCGTCGAGCTCGACCAGCTCGGCACCGCCAAGCGATTCATCATCGACAAGGACTCGACGACCATCATCGAAGGCGGCGGCAAGAAGAAAGACATCACCGGCCGCTGCGACCAGATCCGCCAGCAGATCACCGCGACGACCAGCGACTACGACCGCGAGAAGCTCCAGGAACGCCTGGCCAAGCTGACCGGCGGCGTCGCGATCATCCGGGTCGGTGCCCACACCGAGACGGCGATGAAGGAACGCAAGGACCGCGTCGACGATGCGCTCCACGCGACCAAGGCCGCCGCGGCCGAGGGCTACGTCCCCGGCGGCGGGGTGAGCTTCATCCGCGCGATCGCGGCCGTCGAAGCCGCACGTGCCAAGGCCAAGGGCGACGACAAGATCGGCTACGACATCATCGCCGCGGCGATGGAAGTCCCGCTTCGCCAGATCGTCCAGAACGGCGGCGAGGACGGCTACATCGTCGTCGAAGAAGTCAAAGCCAAGAAGGGCAACCACGGCTACGACGCATCAACCAGCACCTATGTCGACATGGTCAAGCAGGGCATCATCGACCCCGCCCTGGTCAGCCGGACCGCGCTTCAGAACGCGGCGTCGGTCGCCGGGCTGATGCTGACGACCAATGTCCTCATCACCGAGCTTAAGGACGACACCAAGCCCGTCGAGGGCGCGGTGTCCTGA